Proteins encoded in a region of the Mesoflavibacter profundi genome:
- the ileS gene encoding isoleucine--tRNA ligase: MNTGFPEYKGLNLPKVAEEILNYWEDNNIFEKSVTSRENAEPFVFFEGPPSANGLPGVHHVLARAIKDIFPRYKTMKGYQVKRKAGWDTHGLPIELGVEKELGITKEDIGKKITVEEYNAACRKAVMRYTDIWNNLTQQMGYWVDMDDPYITYKPKYMESVWWLLKQIYNKELLYKGYTIQPYSPKAGTGLSSHELNQPGTYQDVTDTTIVAQFKAIENTLPDFLQNEGDIYFLAWTTTPWTLPSNTALTVGPKIDYVLVETYNQYTFKPMNVILAKNLVGKQFDGKYKQVETKPELIEYKEGDKKIPFYIVKEFKGKDLVGIKYEQLLDYVLPNDNPENAFRVISGDFVTTEDGTGIVHTAPTFGADDALVAKQATPEIPPMLVKDENDNLVPLVDLQGKFRPEVTEFAGKYVKNEYYAEGEAPEKSVDVEIAIKLKIENKAFKVEKYKHSYPNCWRTDKPILYYPLDSWFIKVTEVKDRMHELNTTINWKPKSTGEGRFGNWLANANDWNLSRSRYWGIPLPIWRTEDGKEEICIGSVEELKAEMAKAVNAGVLQKDIFEDFEVGNMSEDNYDKIDLHKNIVDQITLVSPSGQPMKRESDLIDVWFDSGSMPYAQWHYPFENKNLIDNNEAFPADFIAEGVDQTRGWFYTLHAIGTMVFDSVAYKNVVSNGLVLDKNGQKMSKRLGNAVDPFETLDNYGADATRWYMIGNANPWDNLKFDIEGVEEVKRKFFGTLYNTYSFFSLYTNLDKFSYAEAEIPLAERPELDRWILSELHTLIQKVDEYYAEYEPTKAARAISDFTQDYLSNWYVRLSRRRFWKGDYQTDKISAYQTLYTCMVTIAKLGAPIAPFFMDKLYLDLNSVTKKETFESVHLSDFPKYDASFVDKSLERKMENAQTISSLVLSLRAKEKIKVRQPLHKIMIPVDSAQQREEIKAVENLIKHEVNIKEIELLEDASDILVKQIKPNFKVLGPRFGKDMKLIASEIQKLGADDIKNIEQNNTLDIDCNGKIITLQREDVEITSQDIEGWLVANEGKITVALDVTITEPLREEGIARELVNRIQNLRKDSGFEVTDRITVQIQNDQNIEQAINNNLDYIKTETLTDNLEIINQIDNGIEIAFDDVNTKLSIQKN; this comes from the coding sequence ATGAATACTGGATTTCCTGAATATAAAGGACTTAACTTACCAAAAGTAGCAGAAGAAATTCTTAACTATTGGGAAGACAATAATATCTTCGAAAAAAGTGTAACCTCTCGCGAAAACGCAGAACCTTTTGTATTTTTTGAAGGTCCGCCATCTGCAAACGGTTTACCTGGTGTACACCACGTATTAGCACGTGCTATAAAAGATATTTTTCCAAGGTATAAAACTATGAAAGGTTACCAAGTAAAGCGTAAAGCTGGTTGGGATACACATGGTTTACCAATAGAATTAGGTGTAGAAAAAGAGCTAGGAATTACCAAAGAAGATATTGGTAAAAAAATTACAGTAGAAGAGTATAACGCAGCATGTCGTAAAGCCGTTATGCGTTACACAGATATCTGGAATAACTTAACCCAACAAATGGGATATTGGGTAGATATGGACGATCCATACATTACCTATAAACCAAAATATATGGAAAGTGTTTGGTGGTTGTTAAAGCAAATCTACAATAAAGAATTGCTGTATAAAGGCTACACCATTCAGCCTTATTCTCCAAAAGCAGGAACAGGATTAAGTTCTCACGAGCTTAATCAACCAGGAACATACCAAGATGTAACCGACACAACAATTGTGGCGCAGTTTAAAGCAATAGAAAATACATTACCGGATTTTCTTCAAAATGAAGGCGATATTTACTTCTTAGCTTGGACAACAACACCTTGGACATTACCAAGTAACACCGCATTAACCGTTGGACCAAAAATAGATTATGTTTTAGTCGAAACTTATAACCAATATACTTTCAAACCTATGAATGTGATATTGGCTAAAAACCTTGTTGGTAAACAATTTGACGGTAAGTATAAGCAAGTTGAAACAAAGCCAGAATTAATTGAATATAAAGAAGGTGACAAGAAAATTCCTTTCTACATCGTAAAAGAATTTAAAGGAAAAGATCTAGTTGGTATCAAGTACGAACAATTGTTAGATTACGTATTACCAAATGATAATCCTGAAAATGCATTTAGAGTAATATCTGGAGATTTTGTAACGACTGAAGACGGTACAGGTATCGTACATACAGCGCCAACCTTTGGTGCAGATGATGCTTTAGTGGCAAAACAAGCTACACCAGAAATACCACCAATGTTGGTAAAAGACGAGAATGATAACTTGGTGCCATTAGTAGATTTACAAGGTAAATTTAGACCAGAAGTGACTGAGTTTGCTGGTAAATACGTAAAGAATGAATATTACGCAGAAGGCGAAGCACCAGAAAAGTCAGTTGATGTAGAAATTGCCATCAAACTTAAAATAGAAAACAAAGCCTTTAAAGTAGAAAAATACAAGCATAGCTATCCAAACTGTTGGCGTACAGATAAACCAATTTTATACTATCCGTTAGACTCTTGGTTTATTAAAGTAACCGAGGTAAAAGATAGAATGCATGAGTTAAATACAACCATTAACTGGAAACCAAAATCTACAGGAGAAGGACGTTTTGGTAACTGGTTAGCTAATGCAAACGATTGGAATTTATCACGATCACGTTATTGGGGAATACCATTACCAATTTGGCGTACAGAAGATGGTAAAGAAGAAATCTGTATTGGTTCTGTTGAAGAATTAAAAGCCGAAATGGCTAAAGCGGTAAACGCTGGCGTACTTCAAAAAGATATTTTTGAAGACTTTGAAGTTGGTAACATGTCTGAAGACAACTACGATAAAATAGATTTACATAAAAACATTGTAGATCAAATTACGTTAGTATCGCCATCTGGTCAACCAATGAAGCGCGAAAGTGACTTGATAGACGTTTGGTTTGATTCAGGATCAATGCCTTACGCGCAGTGGCATTACCCGTTTGAAAACAAAAACTTAATTGACAATAACGAAGCATTTCCTGCCGATTTTATTGCCGAAGGTGTAGACCAAACTCGTGGTTGGTTTTACACATTGCACGCAATTGGAACGATGGTTTTCGATTCTGTAGCGTATAAAAATGTAGTGTCAAACGGATTAGTTTTAGATAAAAACGGACAAAAAATGTCTAAGCGTTTAGGTAACGCGGTAGATCCTTTTGAGACCTTAGATAATTACGGTGCAGATGCCACACGTTGGTACATGATTGGTAATGCCAATCCATGGGACAACTTAAAATTTGATATTGAAGGTGTAGAAGAAGTAAAACGTAAGTTTTTCGGTACGTTATACAATACGTATTCATTCTTCAGCTTATATACCAATTTAGATAAATTTAGTTATGCTGAAGCGGAAATTCCTTTAGCAGAACGACCAGAATTAGACCGTTGGATTCTTTCAGAATTACACACTTTAATTCAAAAAGTAGACGAATATTATGCCGAATATGAGCCTACAAAAGCAGCACGTGCTATTTCAGATTTTACACAAGATTACTTAAGTAACTGGTACGTGCGTTTAAGCAGAAGACGTTTCTGGAAAGGCGATTACCAAACCGATAAAATTTCGGCTTACCAAACGCTGTATACGTGTATGGTAACCATTGCAAAGTTAGGTGCGCCAATTGCACCATTCTTTATGGATAAGCTGTATTTAGATTTAAATAGCGTAACTAAAAAAGAGACGTTTGAAAGTGTTCACCTTTCAGATTTCCCTAAATACGATGCAAGTTTTGTAGATAAGTCTTTAGAGCGAAAAATGGAGAATGCGCAAACAATTTCTTCATTAGTATTATCGTTAAGAGCTAAAGAAAAAATTAAAGTACGTCAGCCACTACATAAAATTATGATTCCTGTAGATTCTGCACAGCAAAGAGAAGAAATAAAAGCGGTAGAAAACTTAATAAAACACGAGGTTAATATTAAAGAAATCGAGCTTTTAGAAGACGCTTCAGATATCTTAGTTAAGCAAATAAAACCTAATTTTAAAGTGCTTGGACCTCGTTTTGGTAAAGATATGAAGCTGATTGCTAGTGAAATACAAAAACTTGGCGCAGACGATATTAAAAATATTGAACAAAATAACACTTTAGACATCGATTGTAATGGAAAAATTATTACATTACAACGTGAAGATGTTGAAATAACATCGCAAGATATTGAAGGTTGGTTAGTTGCTAATGAAGGTAAAATAACAGTAGCTTTAGATGTAACTATTACAGAGCCATTACGTGAAGAAGGTATTGCAAGAGAATTAGTAAACCGAATTCAAAACCTACGTAAAGACTCAGGATTTGAAGTCACAGATAGAATTACTGTACAAATCCAAAACGATCAAAATATCGAGCAGGCTATTAACAACAATCTAGATTATATTAAGACAGAAACCTTAACAGATAATCTGGAAATTATAAACCAAATAGATAATGGTATAGAAATTGCTTTTGATGATGTAAATACTAAACTATCTATTCAAAAAAATTAA
- a CDS encoding TraR/DksA family transcriptional regulator, translating into MATDTNVRYSDKDLAEFKVLIQEKIDKAQHDLELIKSAYMNDHNNGTDDTSPTFKAFDEGSEVMSKESNSQLAIRQEKFIRDLKNALIRIENKTYGICRVTGKLINKKRLELVPHATLSIEAKNMQK; encoded by the coding sequence ATGGCAACAGATACAAATGTTAGATATTCGGATAAAGACTTAGCAGAATTTAAAGTTTTAATTCAAGAAAAAATCGATAAAGCGCAGCACGATTTAGAGTTAATAAAAAGTGCTTATATGAACGATCACAATAATGGTACAGACGATACGTCGCCTACTTTTAAAGCGTTTGACGAAGGTAGTGAAGTAATGAGTAAAGAGTCTAACTCGCAATTAGCTATTAGACAAGAAAAATTTATTCGTGATTTAAAAAATGCGTTAATCCGTATAGAAAATAAAACCTATGGTATTTGTCGTGTAACAGGTAAATTAATAAACAAAAAACGTTTAGAGCTTGTGCCACATGCAACATTAAGTATCGAAGCAAAAAACATGCAAAAATAA
- a CDS encoding DUF4097 family beta strand repeat-containing protein → MKFKLVIFFLLVVHFSVAQKQTEKRWNAQQIKKVEIDGEGIFKINIKNSESNTIDLLVKFEGEHSENLVIIDSNNQGVLKLSTDFQPLFKADNDKLSAHKVLSVELQLSIPKPIDLNIKSDIAQTKIEGHFPNVFIELKTGNCTLDPFFGNATINTINGTINIKTNNAKTIAKSKTGTVNVMQFKLALHQLNLQSVNGDINVSKFKK, encoded by the coding sequence TTGAAATTCAAACTCGTTATATTTTTTCTTTTAGTCGTCCATTTTTCTGTTGCTCAAAAGCAAACCGAAAAGCGATGGAATGCACAGCAAATCAAAAAAGTTGAAATTGATGGAGAAGGAATTTTTAAAATAAACATCAAAAATAGTGAATCTAATACTATTGATTTGTTGGTTAAATTTGAAGGCGAGCATTCAGAAAATTTAGTGATAATCGATAGTAATAACCAAGGTGTTCTAAAACTATCTACAGACTTTCAACCTTTATTTAAAGCAGATAATGATAAGTTAAGTGCGCATAAAGTATTGTCTGTAGAGTTGCAATTAAGTATTCCAAAACCTATTGATTTAAATATTAAAAGTGATATTGCACAAACTAAAATAGAAGGTCACTTTCCAAATGTGTTTATAGAATTAAAAACTGGTAATTGTACGTTAGATCCGTTTTTTGGTAATGCAACAATAAATACTATAAACGGAACTATTAATATTAAAACAAATAACGCAAAAACCATTGCAAAAAGTAAAACAGGAACAGTTAATGTTATGCAATTTAAACTAGCATTGCATCAATTAAATTTGCAATCTGTAAATGGAGATATAAACGTCTCTAAATTTAAAAAATAA
- a CDS encoding lipoprotein signal peptidase codes for MSLKKATIFIILILLIDQVSKIYVKTHFVLGEDVAVFDWFKIYFIENSGMAWGTKLSDLFPFISDRTAKVSLTVFRIFAIIGIGYWLFNSIKKQQSKMLNVALIFVFAGALGNILDSVFYGVLFDDSIGQVAKFMPEQGYDSMLHGKVVDMLYFPIWQGYLPEWIPSVGGKYFTFFEPVFNIADVAISIGFGILIFFNKKAFPKTEDA; via the coding sequence ATGAGCCTAAAAAAAGCAACCATTTTTATCATCTTAATTTTACTTATTGATCAAGTAAGTAAAATATATGTAAAAACACATTTTGTATTAGGTGAAGATGTTGCTGTTTTTGATTGGTTTAAAATCTATTTTATAGAAAATAGTGGTATGGCTTGGGGAACAAAATTAAGTGATTTGTTTCCTTTTATTAGTGATCGTACTGCAAAAGTAAGTCTTACTGTCTTCAGGATTTTTGCAATTATTGGTATTGGATATTGGTTGTTTAATAGTATTAAAAAGCAGCAATCTAAAATGCTTAATGTTGCACTTATCTTTGTGTTTGCTGGTGCTTTGGGTAATATATTAGATTCTGTTTTTTATGGTGTTTTATTTGACGATAGTATTGGTCAAGTAGCTAAATTTATGCCAGAACAAGGTTATGATAGTATGTTGCACGGTAAGGTTGTAGATATGTTATACTTCCCGATTTGGCAAGGTTATTTGCCAGAATGGATACCAAGTGTTGGCGGTAAATACTTTACGTTTTTCGAGCCTGTTTTTAACATTGCAGACGTAGCTATAAGTATTGGCTTTGGGATATTGATTTTCTTCAATAAAAAAGCATTTCCAAAAACAGAAGACGCTTAG
- a CDS encoding 5-formyltetrahydrofolate cyclo-ligase yields MKKADLRNKYKQLRQKLTTNQIDNLSLNIANQILNLPIWDFKFYHIFLTIETQKEIQTEFILNILLGKDKNVVISKSNFKTNTLSNFLLTDTTTIALNSYNIPEPIDAIPIQDTIIDVVFIPLLAFDKKGNRVGYGKGFYDNFLSNCKPNTVKIGLSFFEAEAEIKDAYEGDIALDYCVTPDKVYKF; encoded by the coding sequence ATGAAAAAAGCCGATTTACGCAATAAATACAAACAACTAAGACAAAAATTAACAACAAATCAGATTGATAATTTAAGTCTAAACATTGCCAATCAAATATTAAACTTACCCATTTGGGATTTTAAGTTTTACCACATATTTCTTACAATAGAAACCCAAAAAGAAATTCAAACTGAATTTATACTAAATATACTTTTAGGAAAAGATAAAAATGTGGTTATTTCTAAAAGTAATTTTAAAACAAACACGTTAAGTAATTTTTTACTTACAGATACTACAACTATTGCTCTTAATAGTTATAATATTCCAGAACCAATAGATGCAATTCCTATACAAGACACTATAATAGATGTTGTATTTATACCACTTTTAGCATTTGATAAAAAAGGGAATCGTGTAGGTTATGGCAAAGGATTTTACGATAACTTTTTATCCAATTGTAAGCCAAATACTGTAAAAATAGGTTTGTCTTTTTTTGAAGCTGAAGCTGAAATCAAAGATGCTTATGAAGGCGATATTGCATTAGATTATTGTGTAACGCCTGATAAGGTTTACAAATTCTAA
- a CDS encoding succinylglutamate desuccinylase/aspartoacylase family protein codes for MIYQKKDLNILGEVIKPGQSAELSFNVAHLHTRTPVDVPVIIERSKKPGPTILFTAGIHGDEVNGIEIVRQLISKEINKPKIGSIICIPVLNIFGFINMEREFPDGRDLNRVFPGIKNGSLASRVAHTLVNEIIPEVDFVIDFHTGGAFRFNAPQIRIAPGNEDDDIMAEIFGAPFLLYSNNLNKSFRKTCNELGKPILLFEGGKSFHIDKNVTNTAVNGAKRILNHFGMLRKKFNVSEPKKECIKIIDSKWQRASYSGMFKAKANLGQEVKIGDTIGNITDPYGKFNHFVKAKHNGFIFNINESPIVYQGDALFHISTETTK; via the coding sequence ATGATATACCAAAAAAAAGATTTAAATATATTAGGTGAAGTAATAAAACCAGGACAAAGTGCCGAGCTTAGTTTTAATGTAGCACATTTACATACTCGTACACCTGTAGATGTTCCTGTGATTATAGAACGCTCTAAAAAACCAGGACCAACTATTTTGTTTACTGCAGGAATACATGGTGACGAAGTAAATGGTATCGAAATTGTACGCCAGTTAATTTCTAAAGAAATAAACAAACCTAAAATTGGATCTATAATTTGTATACCCGTTTTAAATATTTTTGGTTTTATAAACATGGAACGCGAGTTTCCTGATGGAAGAGACCTAAATCGTGTATTTCCTGGAATTAAAAATGGCTCTTTAGCTAGTCGTGTTGCGCATACTTTAGTAAATGAAATTATTCCAGAAGTAGATTTTGTAATCGATTTTCATACCGGTGGCGCTTTTAGGTTTAATGCGCCTCAAATACGTATTGCACCTGGCAATGAAGATGATGATATTATGGCCGAAATATTTGGAGCACCTTTTTTACTATACTCTAACAACTTAAATAAATCCTTTAGAAAAACCTGTAACGAGCTAGGTAAACCTATCCTTCTTTTTGAAGGCGGAAAATCGTTTCATATAGATAAAAACGTAACAAACACAGCTGTTAATGGCGCCAAGCGAATATTAAATCATTTTGGGATGTTACGTAAAAAATTTAATGTCTCCGAACCTAAAAAAGAATGCATCAAAATAATAGATAGTAAATGGCAACGCGCTAGCTACTCTGGTATGTTTAAAGCAAAAGCTAATTTAGGACAAGAAGTGAAAATAGGCGATACCATAGGAAACATTACAGATCCGTATGGAAAATTTAACCACTTTGTAAAAGCAAAACACAATGGATTTATTTTTAATATAAATGAATCTCCTATTGTTTATCAAGGTGATGCATTATTTCATATCTCTACTGAAACTACTAAGTAG
- the rimK gene encoding 30S ribosomal protein S6--L-glutamate ligase — MNIVILSRNAHLYSTDRLVEEAENRGHKVEIIDPLKCDIIIEKEKPTIYYKDRYLDYVDAVIPRIGASVTFYGCAVVRQFEMMGTFTTVTSDAILRSRDKLKSLQRLSKAGIGMPKTVFTNYSRDVEEVIDHVGGAPVIIKLLEGTQGLGVVLAETKNAAESVLEAFNGLQARVIVQEFIKEAKGADLRALIVDGQVVGAMKRQGKEGEFRSNLHRGGSAKIIKLSDAELKLAIKAAKALKLPVCGVDMLQSARGPLLLEINSTPGLEGIEKATGKNIAKSIITYVERNRNA; from the coding sequence ATGAACATAGTAATACTATCACGTAATGCGCATTTATATTCAACAGATCGATTAGTTGAAGAAGCTGAAAATAGAGGTCATAAAGTTGAAATTATTGACCCTTTAAAATGCGATATTATTATAGAAAAAGAAAAACCAACCATTTATTATAAAGATAGATATTTAGACTATGTAGACGCAGTAATACCACGCATTGGAGCATCTGTAACATTTTATGGTTGCGCTGTAGTAAGACAGTTTGAAATGATGGGAACTTTTACCACAGTTACCTCAGATGCAATATTACGATCAAGAGACAAACTTAAAAGCTTACAACGATTAAGCAAAGCTGGTATAGGCATGCCAAAAACTGTATTTACTAATTATTCTAGAGATGTAGAAGAAGTTATAGACCATGTTGGTGGCGCGCCTGTAATTATTAAACTTCTAGAAGGTACGCAAGGTCTTGGTGTTGTTTTAGCCGAAACTAAAAATGCTGCCGAATCTGTTTTAGAAGCCTTTAATGGACTACAAGCAAGAGTAATTGTTCAAGAATTTATTAAAGAAGCTAAAGGTGCAGATTTACGTGCATTAATCGTAGACGGACAAGTTGTTGGCGCGATGAAAAGACAAGGTAAAGAAGGTGAATTTAGATCTAATCTACATCGTGGCGGAAGCGCTAAAATTATCAAACTATCTGATGCCGAACTTAAACTTGCCATTAAAGCTGCTAAAGCATTAAAACTTCCTGTTTGTGGTGTAGACATGTTACAATCTGCAAGAGGACCTTTATTGTTAGAAATAAACTCTACACCTGGATTAGAAGGTATAGAAAAAGCAACAGGTAAAAACATCGCAAAAAGCATTATCACTTATGTAGAACGAAACAGAAATGCTTAA
- a CDS encoding ATP-dependent zinc protease family protein, whose amino-acid sequence MAKKILGRIDCIDFPALNLLNINCKIDTGAYTSSIHCSKITVTENGLLCYFSDQSKTPILFSSYSLTDVKSSNGYVENRYKIKTDVVFFGKTYKINLTLSTRSDMRFPVLIGRQFLKKKFIVDVDLQNQSFKLKQ is encoded by the coding sequence ATGGCTAAGAAAATACTAGGAAGAATAGACTGTATAGACTTTCCTGCATTAAACCTTTTAAATATAAATTGTAAAATAGATACAGGTGCTTATACCTCTAGTATACATTGTTCTAAAATTACGGTTACAGAAAATGGATTACTTTGCTACTTTAGTGATCAATCTAAAACACCAATACTATTTAGTTCTTACAGTTTAACAGATGTAAAAAGCAGTAACGGTTACGTAGAAAACAGATATAAAATAAAAACAGATGTAGTTTTTTTTGGTAAAACCTATAAGATTAACTTAACTTTAAGCACTAGAAGTGACATGAGATTTCCGGTTCTAATTGGTAGACAATTTTTAAAAAAGAAATTTATTGTCGATGTAGATTTACAAAACCAATCCTTTAAGCTAAAACAATAA
- the uvrC gene encoding excinuclease ABC subunit UvrC, with protein MSKTDLDIKLKTIPESAGVYQYLDKEGTIIYVGKAKNLKKRVSSYFTKNHDSGKTRVLVKRIADIKFIVVETETDALLLENNLIKKHKPRYNVLLKDDKSYPWICIKKERFPRVFPTRRLIKDGSEYFGPYTSMKTVHTLLDLIKGLYQLRTCNYDLAEDKIEDGKYKVCLEYHLGNCQGPCEGYQTEDDYQENIKAIREIIKGNFKDSLGQFKQQMKIYAEKMLFEDAQRIKEKIEVLENYQAKSTIINPRISNVDVFSIVSDESFGYVNFLQISYGSIIRSHTLEIKKKLDETDKELLELAIVEIRERFNSKSKEIYVPFKVNIGEQIKVTVPQLGDKKHILDLSLRNAKYYRMERFKQIKITDPDRHANRIMAQMKADLRLSEEPRHIECFDNSNIQGTNPVAACVVFKNGKPSKKDYRHFNIKTVEGPDDFASMEEVVYRRYKRLLEEEQPLPQLIIIDGGKGQLSSALKSLDVLGLRGKIAIIGIAKRLEELFYPNDPIPLYLDKKSETLKIIQQLRNEAHRFGIEHHRNRRSKNALNSALDTIPGIGEKTIVELLKSFKSTKRIANAKLDELEAVVGVSRAAKIYNHYHKE; from the coding sequence ATGAGTAAAACAGATTTAGATATAAAATTAAAAACCATTCCAGAATCTGCTGGTGTATATCAATATTTAGATAAAGAAGGTACGATTATTTATGTTGGTAAAGCAAAAAATCTTAAAAAACGTGTAAGTTCTTACTTTACAAAAAACCATGATAGCGGTAAAACCAGAGTTTTAGTAAAGCGTATTGCAGACATTAAATTTATTGTTGTCGAAACGGAAACAGATGCTTTATTGTTAGAAAATAATCTAATTAAAAAGCACAAACCACGTTATAATGTGCTATTAAAGGACGACAAATCGTATCCTTGGATTTGTATTAAAAAAGAACGTTTTCCGCGTGTATTTCCAACACGTCGATTAATAAAAGACGGAAGCGAATATTTTGGGCCTTACACAAGTATGAAAACCGTTCATACCTTGTTAGATTTAATAAAAGGATTGTACCAGTTACGTACGTGTAATTATGATTTAGCCGAAGATAAAATCGAAGACGGTAAGTACAAAGTATGTCTAGAATATCATTTAGGCAACTGTCAAGGTCCTTGTGAAGGCTATCAAACCGAAGACGATTATCAAGAAAATATAAAGGCAATTCGCGAAATAATAAAAGGAAACTTCAAAGACTCTTTAGGGCAATTTAAACAGCAAATGAAGATTTATGCTGAGAAAATGCTGTTTGAAGACGCGCAACGTATAAAAGAAAAAATTGAAGTTTTAGAAAATTATCAGGCAAAATCAACAATTATAAACCCAAGGATTAGTAATGTAGATGTGTTTTCTATTGTTAGTGACGAGAGTTTTGGGTATGTTAATTTTCTTCAAATATCGTATGGATCTATCATTCGTTCTCACACTTTAGAAATAAAGAAAAAGTTGGACGAAACCGATAAAGAATTATTAGAATTAGCAATTGTTGAAATAAGAGAACGTTTCAACTCTAAATCAAAAGAAATTTACGTACCTTTTAAAGTAAATATTGGTGAACAAATTAAAGTAACTGTACCGCAATTAGGAGATAAAAAGCACATTTTAGATCTGTCTTTAAGAAACGCAAAGTATTATAGAATGGAGCGTTTTAAACAAATAAAAATTACAGATCCAGATCGTCATGCCAATAGGATCATGGCACAAATGAAAGCCGATTTAAGATTGTCTGAAGAGCCAAGACATATCGAGTGTTTTGACAACTCTAACATACAAGGTACTAATCCAGTTGCAGCTTGTGTAGTCTTTAAAAATGGTAAACCAAGTAAGAAGGATTATCGTCATTTTAATATAAAAACAGTTGAAGGACCAGACGATTTTGCTTCTATGGAAGAAGTTGTTTATCGTCGTTACAAGCGTCTGTTGGAAGAAGAACAACCGTTGCCTCAACTAATTATAATAGATGGTGGTAAAGGACAATTATCATCTGCATTAAAAAGCTTGGATGTTTTAGGATTAAGAGGAAAAATTGCCATTATCGGAATTGCAAAACGTTTGGAAGAATTATTTTATCCAAACGATCCAATTCCTTTATATTTAGATAAAAAAAGTGAAACGCTTAAAATTATTCAGCAATTACGTAATGAAGCTCATAGATTTGGGATAGAACATCACCGTAATAGACGAAGTAAAAACGCGTTAAATAGTGCGCTAGACACTATTCCTGGAATAGGAGAAAAAACTATAGTAGAATTGCTAAAATCATTTAAATCAACCAAAAGAATTGCAAATGCAAAACTAGACGAGCTAGAAGCAGTAGTTGGCGTGTCTAGAGCAGCAAAAATTTATAACCATTACCATAAAGAATGA